The Halobacteriovoraceae bacterium genome includes a region encoding these proteins:
- a CDS encoding Fic family protein — MASNFDNKIKKCDIQKAQIDKFRPFSKIQGQMLKDHFKIGLTYSSNALEGNTLTLIETKVVIEDGLTIGGKTITEIEEATGHGKAYDFIFSLLEKDRILTDDICEIHKIFYSNIDAQNAGVFRKVPVKISGLDSELALPNRIIDLMNELENDFIKLSKNTHPIEFAATIHNKFVTIHPYMDGNGRTARLLMNLILMRGGFTITIIPPIYRSEYIECAYQGNKSNHLPFINMLSCMVYESQKEYLSFLNQG, encoded by the coding sequence ATGGCGAGCAACTTCGATAATAAGATCAAAAAATGTGATATTCAAAAGGCGCAAATCGATAAGTTCCGTCCCTTTTCAAAAATACAAGGCCAAATGTTAAAAGACCATTTTAAAATAGGACTTACCTATTCTTCTAACGCCCTCGAGGGAAATACGCTTACTCTCATCGAAACTAAAGTCGTTATTGAGGATGGCCTTACAATCGGAGGAAAAACAATTACTGAAATTGAAGAGGCAACAGGACATGGAAAGGCCTATGACTTCATTTTTTCTCTACTAGAAAAAGATAGAATTTTAACAGATGATATCTGTGAAATTCACAAAATTTTTTACAGTAATATTGATGCTCAAAATGCAGGTGTATTTAGGAAAGTGCCTGTAAAAATTTCTGGACTAGATTCTGAATTGGCACTTCCAAACAGAATTATCGATTTAATGAATGAACTTGAAAATGATTTCATTAAATTGAGCAAAAATACTCACCCTATTGAGTTTGCGGCAACTATACACAATAAGTTCGTCACTATTCATCCTTACATGGATGGAAATGGTAGAACTGCTCGTTTACTCATGAACCTTATTCTGATGAGAGGCGGTTTTACGATTACAATTATTCCTCCGATCTATAGATCTGAATATATCGAGTGTGCTTATCAAGGCAATAAAAGCAATCATCTTCCTTTCATTAATATGCTCTCATGTATGGTCTATGAAAGTCAGAAGGAATACTTAAGCTTCTTAAATCAAGGATAA
- a CDS encoding transporter substrate-binding domain-containing protein, with translation MLKYLIFFYFPILHTADITISITEVCPFMCTNSKEKGFVTDITEKSLSMAGHKVKFVSMPWARAVNSVKSGTTDGIISTAKSEAPGLIFPREEIAVQKDCFFGIKNNWKIDKLDSFEGKHIIVFNGWGLENEYISKWGKEKYEKTFKEFSIDDEYFDRVMRMINLNRYDAFWYEPTVFKYKVSRSEKHKNSKVKNLGCVTEQLLYLGLNPNNHKLSQELARDFDISIRKMRNSGSLKKILKKYGLKDWK, from the coding sequence TTGTTAAAGTATTTAATTTTTTTTTATTTTCCGATTCTTCATACTGCTGATATAACAATTAGTATCACAGAGGTCTGTCCTTTTATGTGCACAAATAGTAAAGAAAAAGGATTTGTCACAGACATCACTGAGAAATCACTTTCTATGGCCGGACATAAAGTAAAATTTGTGAGTATGCCTTGGGCCAGAGCTGTAAATAGCGTTAAATCTGGAACAACTGATGGTATAATTTCTACTGCAAAATCAGAAGCTCCAGGACTTATATTTCCTCGTGAAGAAATTGCTGTCCAAAAAGATTGTTTTTTTGGAATAAAAAATAATTGGAAAATTGATAAACTTGATTCATTTGAAGGAAAACATATTATCGTTTTTAATGGTTGGGGCCTAGAGAACGAATATATAAGTAAATGGGGCAAAGAAAAATATGAGAAAACGTTTAAAGAGTTCTCCATAGATGACGAATACTTTGACAGGGTCATGAGGATGATTAACTTAAATCGCTACGACGCTTTTTGGTATGAACCTACAGTTTTTAAATACAAAGTTTCACGATCTGAAAAACACAAAAACTCAAAAGTTAAAAACCTTGGCTGTGTGACTGAACAATTGCTCTATTTAGGTCTTAATCCTAACAACCATAAACTATCACAAGAACTGGCCAGAGATTTTGATATTTCTATCAGAAAAATGAGAAATTCAGGTTCATTGAAAAAGATATTAAAAAAGTATGGCCTTAAGGATTGGAAATAA
- a CDS encoding response regulator, with amino-acid sequence MKFKKIRKTLSFQLLKSIFGLYFVLAILVTFFQIYLEYKNTERNIQNELDRISWTFNSSLTNALYDLDEDLVKLILVGTTKNSVVVGGKILDEKNQIIHSVGGTDFKNNKSFFEKRIKIEKNIVMEREGVTFHLGKLILFSDNKVIFERIRYGVFLIIISSIVKTTLLCLVLVFFLRKYLSIPLSKMTNELDNLDQKHLRLIENLPSSDNIGEILNLKESFNSLIMRLRQSNMEIENYKDHLEDTIKVRTRALERALSVKSQFLANVSHEIRTPLHAIMGMVEQLGDTKLDNDQKEMLEIVKGSSSGLLGIVNDILDFNSVEKSELKIINTTTNLKILIQNIATLYKMDCDKKGLHLIISISESFPDSVSIDAIRVKQILNNLISNAIKFTNEGEIEISLNNRKKQQGNEIVISVRDTGIGISQNNKKKLFNIFTQEDGSLTRKHGGMGIGLSVVSKLVHLMGGRIHFDSEKGSGTEFFVIFPIVEEEILEKNIDHNLSEDLSSKFSVLIVEDNLVNQKLAKKMLDKLNIRFEIADNGQNAIELALKNSYTHILMDIQMPVLDGVSATKKIISELGQKSPIILALTANAFNEDRQKCLEAGMKGFLTKPLGMNELKIALTESYNNEMKKVS; translated from the coding sequence ATGAAGTTTAAAAAAATAAGAAAAACATTGAGTTTTCAGTTATTAAAATCAATATTTGGTTTATATTTTGTTCTGGCCATATTAGTAACATTTTTTCAAATATATTTAGAATATAAAAATACAGAAAGAAATATCCAAAATGAGTTAGATAGAATTTCATGGACATTTAATTCTTCATTAACAAATGCTTTATATGATTTAGATGAAGATTTAGTTAAATTAATTCTTGTTGGAACTACAAAAAATAGTGTCGTAGTCGGGGGAAAAATATTAGATGAAAAAAATCAAATTATCCATTCAGTAGGGGGGACAGATTTTAAAAATAACAAAAGTTTTTTTGAAAAAAGAATTAAAATTGAAAAAAACATTGTTATGGAAAGAGAAGGAGTTACCTTCCATTTAGGGAAACTGATATTATTTTCAGACAATAAGGTTATATTTGAAAGAATCCGCTATGGAGTATTTTTAATAATTATATCATCAATAGTAAAAACAACTCTTCTATGCTTGGTTTTGGTGTTTTTTCTAAGAAAATATCTCAGTATTCCACTATCAAAAATGACAAATGAATTAGATAATCTAGATCAAAAACACTTGCGTTTGATTGAAAACTTACCTTCCTCTGATAATATCGGTGAAATTTTAAATCTAAAAGAAAGCTTTAATTCTCTTATTATGAGACTTAGACAATCCAATATGGAAATTGAAAACTACAAGGATCATCTTGAAGATACTATCAAAGTTCGAACTCGTGCTCTAGAGAGGGCATTAAGTGTGAAATCACAATTTCTGGCCAATGTCAGCCATGAAATACGAACTCCATTACATGCAATAATGGGAATGGTTGAACAGCTTGGAGATACAAAGTTAGATAATGACCAAAAAGAAATGCTCGAAATTGTAAAGGGATCTTCATCTGGTCTATTGGGTATCGTAAATGATATATTAGATTTTAATAGTGTGGAAAAGTCTGAATTAAAAATTATTAACACCACAACAAATCTTAAAATTCTCATTCAAAATATTGCAACGTTATATAAAATGGACTGCGATAAAAAAGGTCTTCACTTAATTATTAGTATCAGTGAAAGTTTTCCAGATTCAGTGAGTATTGATGCTATTCGAGTGAAACAAATTCTCAATAATCTTATAAGTAATGCAATAAAATTTACTAATGAGGGGGAAATAGAAATCTCTTTAAACAATCGAAAAAAACAGCAAGGTAATGAGATCGTAATATCTGTAAGAGATACTGGAATAGGAATTTCACAAAATAATAAGAAAAAACTATTTAATATTTTTACACAAGAGGATGGAAGTCTGACTCGTAAACACGGAGGAATGGGAATAGGACTAAGTGTTGTCTCCAAACTTGTTCATTTAATGGGAGGGAGAATTCACTTTGACAGTGAAAAAGGAAGTGGAACCGAGTTTTTTGTAATTTTTCCTATCGTTGAAGAAGAGATATTAGAAAAAAATATTGATCACAATTTATCTGAAGACCTTAGTTCAAAATTCTCAGTGTTAATAGTTGAAGATAATTTAGTGAATCAAAAATTGGCTAAAAAAATGTTGGATAAATTAAATATTCGTTTTGAAATAGCAGATAACGGTCAGAATGCCATTGAGTTGGCCCTAAAAAATTCTTACACACATATTCTAATGGATATTCAAATGCCTGTTTTAGATGGAGTTTCAGCAACAAAAAAAATTATCTCAGAATTAGGTCAAAAGAGTCCTATTATTTTGGCATTAACAGCGAATGCATTCAATGAAGATAGACAGAAATGTCTAGAGGCCGGAATGAAAGGTTTTTTAACAAAACCATTAGGAATGAATGAGTTAAAAATTGCCTTAACAGAAAGTTATAATAATGAGATGAAAAAAGTTTCGTAA
- a CDS encoding integration host factor subunit beta: MTKADLIAAIEKQANLTHKQAEQVVNISFDSMIKSLYGDERIEIRGFGSFANRNYKAYEGRNPKTGKIVKVPPKKVPFFKVGKELKEMVDAGKDKYVIREA; encoded by the coding sequence ATGACTAAGGCAGATTTAATTGCAGCGATTGAAAAGCAGGCCAATTTGACTCACAAACAAGCTGAGCAAGTGGTAAACATCAGCTTTGATAGCATGATCAAGTCTCTCTATGGAGACGAGAGAATTGAAATTAGAGGATTTGGATCTTTCGCCAATAGAAACTATAAGGCATATGAAGGAAGAAATCCTAAAACCGGAAAAATTGTAAAAGTTCCACCAAAAAAAGTTCCATTTTTCAAAGTCGGAAAAGAACTTAAAGAAATGGTAGATGCAGGAAAAGATAAATACGTAATTAGAGAAGCCTAA